A genome region from Jeongeupia sp. HS-3 includes the following:
- a CDS encoding TIGR01212 family radical SAM protein (This family includes YhcC from E. coli K-12, an uncharacterized radical SAM protein.), whose protein sequence is MNLPVLPPHFGAHRYFRYHDLLTQRYGGRVQKVSLNAGFTCPNRDGTLGRRGCTFCNNAGFTPAYLQRPLGLTEQLDEGIGRLRRRYPQTRHFFAYFQAYTNTYGELEQLKSQYELALSHPDIDGLVIGTRPDCLPESLLAYLSALAKDFPLEVEIGIESCDDAVLARVNRGHDFATSADAIRRVAAHGLPVTGHLLFGLPGESRADQLQAAALLSALPLASLKLHQLQLIRGTALASQWRRNSAAVPLFSPADYIELVIDFLERLSPDIAIQRIGSEVPARLRLAPAEAMPLSVLQQNVAARMLERETWQGRLYRVA, encoded by the coding sequence ATGAACTTGCCCGTCCTTCCGCCGCACTTCGGTGCGCATCGTTATTTCCGTTACCACGATCTGCTGACACAGCGCTACGGCGGGCGGGTGCAAAAGGTCTCGCTGAATGCCGGCTTCACCTGTCCCAATCGCGATGGCACATTGGGGCGGCGTGGCTGCACCTTTTGCAATAACGCCGGCTTCACCCCCGCTTATCTGCAAAGGCCACTGGGGCTGACCGAGCAACTGGATGAAGGCATCGGCCGCTTGCGGCGGCGCTATCCGCAGACCCGGCACTTCTTTGCCTATTTTCAGGCCTATACCAATACCTATGGCGAGCTGGAGCAGCTCAAATCGCAGTATGAGCTGGCGCTCTCGCATCCGGATATCGATGGTCTGGTGATCGGTACCCGGCCGGATTGCTTGCCCGAGTCCTTGCTTGCGTATCTGAGCGCGTTGGCGAAGGATTTTCCACTTGAGGTCGAGATTGGCATCGAATCGTGCGACGACGCGGTGTTGGCGCGGGTCAATCGCGGCCACGACTTTGCCACCAGTGCCGATGCCATTCGGCGCGTTGCGGCGCATGGCTTGCCGGTCACCGGGCATTTGTTGTTTGGTTTGCCGGGCGAGAGTCGTGCTGACCAACTGCAGGCGGCGGCATTGCTGTCGGCGTTGCCGCTGGCGTCGCTCAAGCTGCACCAGTTGCAGCTGATCCGTGGGACGGCGCTGGCGAGCCAGTGGCGGCGCAATTCGGCCGCGGTGCCCTTGTTCAGTCCAGCCGACTATATCGAGCTGGTAATCGACTTTCTGGAGCGGCTATCGCCCGATATTGCCATCCAGCGTATTGGCAGCGAAGTGCCGGCGCGGTTGCGTTTGGCGCCTGCCGAGGCAATGCCGCTGTCGGTATTGCAGCAAAACGTGGCGGCCAGAATGCTTGAGCGCGAGACTTGGCAGGGGCGTTTGTATCGGGTTGCCTGA
- the fnr gene encoding fumarate/nitrate reduction transcriptional regulator Fnr: protein MQQALQSRDITFKQLRQACSNCSLRELCLPNELSAEEMKQVDELIGQGKPIKRGEALYRAGEPFRALYAVRVGFFKTSVVSEDGREQVTGFHMSGELMGMDAISADHYTCDAVALEDSEVCELPFEEMEALSRKVPVLQRHFYRVMSREIVRDHGVMLLLGNMKAEERIAAFLLNLSQRFQVRGYSSMSFHLRMTREEIGSYLGLKLETVSRTLSKFQDQGLIKVQNRLIELHDVDGLKLLVNNCQS from the coding sequence ATGCAACAAGCCCTTCAGTCTCGCGATATCACCTTCAAACAACTGCGCCAAGCCTGCTCGAACTGCAGCTTGCGCGAACTCTGCCTGCCCAATGAGTTGAGCGCTGAGGAAATGAAGCAAGTCGACGAACTGATCGGCCAGGGCAAGCCGATCAAGCGCGGCGAAGCGCTATACCGGGCCGGCGAACCTTTTCGTGCGCTGTACGCGGTTCGCGTCGGCTTCTTCAAGACCAGCGTGGTATCTGAAGATGGCCGTGAACAGGTCACCGGCTTTCACATGAGCGGCGAGCTGATGGGCATGGATGCCATCAGCGCCGATCATTACACCTGCGACGCCGTCGCCCTGGAAGACAGCGAAGTGTGCGAACTTCCCTTCGAAGAGATGGAAGCGCTGTCACGCAAGGTTCCGGTGCTGCAGCGCCATTTCTATCGGGTGATGAGTCGGGAAATCGTCCGCGATCACGGCGTCATGCTCTTGCTGGGCAATATGAAAGCCGAAGAACGCATCGCGGCCTTCCTGCTGAATCTGTCGCAACGGTTCCAGGTACGCGGGTATTCGTCGATGAGTTTTCACCTGCGCATGACGCGTGAGGAAATCGGCAGCTACCTTGGCCTAAAACTTGAAACAGTCAGCCGCACGCTGTCCAAGTTCCAGGATCAAGGCCTGATCAAGGTACAAAACCGGCTGATCGAATTGCACGACGTTGATGGGCTCAAACTGCTCGTCAACAACTGCCAAAGCTGA
- a CDS encoding DUF2863 family protein: MLKRYRPSRRGRSPADAADLLRLADGLAHATSRLEDVFWENQLTEHLQRLIADSEEDALNQALDAASDDEQGETYNVLADAIEAACEAQQIERDGVAWDVLLFAAPALAWSRWQIGAGHLADAQLQDLRVQLGAHVFSRSAKIALTDYLFSPDQLPRGYVPTAELALALGEAAFNREVLRLDTTQLPETKQFLSDTRYLIGAVVVPAGAAIFRWQEDDGNRAEALKQWQQQGGAALKPVLAGAAFELLLPGAYHMAWRNADHASRAYSLRATLAYLVLTLNLEPKYFQASIGPFSGRQLEEYRIGFSKLGEDQILHGIIWPLLDGEDETTDCVGEIEKLLVELGIGDVRVHEHNFPLDYCDDCGTPLYPNADGELLHPEVPEEVEQDGGAPQQLH; encoded by the coding sequence ATGTTGAAGCGTTATCGCCCTTCGCGGCGCGGCCGTTCCCCGGCCGACGCAGCCGATTTGCTGCGCCTGGCCGATGGCCTGGCGCACGCGACCAGCCGCCTTGAAGACGTCTTCTGGGAAAACCAACTGACCGAGCACTTGCAGCGACTGATTGCCGACAGTGAAGAAGATGCACTCAATCAGGCGCTCGACGCCGCCAGTGACGATGAACAAGGCGAAACCTATAACGTCCTCGCCGATGCGATCGAAGCCGCTTGCGAAGCGCAGCAAATCGAACGCGATGGCGTCGCCTGGGATGTATTGTTGTTCGCCGCACCGGCACTTGCATGGTCACGCTGGCAGATTGGCGCCGGCCATCTGGCCGATGCGCAGCTTCAGGATCTGCGCGTTCAGCTCGGCGCGCATGTATTCTCGCGCAGCGCCAAAATCGCCCTGACCGATTACCTGTTCAGCCCGGATCAGCTACCACGCGGCTATGTGCCCACAGCCGAACTGGCACTCGCACTCGGTGAGGCTGCATTCAACCGTGAAGTGCTGCGACTGGATACCACCCAGCTACCCGAAACCAAGCAATTCCTTTCCGATACCCGTTACCTGATCGGTGCCGTCGTGGTACCCGCCGGGGCGGCGATCTTCCGCTGGCAAGAGGACGACGGCAACCGTGCGGAAGCACTGAAGCAATGGCAGCAACAAGGCGGTGCCGCACTGAAACCGGTGCTGGCCGGCGCCGCATTCGAATTGCTGCTACCCGGGGCGTACCACATGGCCTGGCGCAACGCCGATCATGCCTCGCGGGCCTATTCGCTGCGCGCCACCCTTGCCTACCTGGTGCTCACCCTCAACCTGGAGCCAAAATACTTTCAGGCCAGCATCGGCCCGTTCAGCGGCCGGCAGCTGGAAGAATATCGCATCGGATTCAGTAAGCTGGGCGAAGACCAGATCCTGCACGGCATCATCTGGCCCCTGCTCGACGGCGAAGACGAAACCACCGACTGCGTCGGCGAAATCGAAAAGCTGCTCGTGGAACTGGGTATTGGCGATGTCCGAGTACACGAGCACAACTTCCCGCTCGACTACTGCGACGATTGCGGCACACCGCTCTATCCGAATGCCGACGGTGAACTGCTGCATCCCGAAGTCCCCGAGGAGGTCGAGCAAGATGGCGGCGCACCACAGCAGCTACATTAA
- a CDS encoding sulfite exporter TauE/SafE family protein has translation MVEYNLLALFLAGLLGGGHCLGMCSGVVTAFSLQLPPGNRWPYHLGFNAGRIAGYALIGALLGGIGSFSVLLQLQAMKTVLFILAQLLLIALGVYLAGWANWLTRLERLGVPVWRHIQPLLRRALPIRHWSQTLWVGLLWGWLPCGLVYTASISALASASPLKGMLAMLAFGLGTLPNLLLIGSMTQSLLRVFRHRWMRNLIGSAFIAWGIWQLASLLP, from the coding sequence ATGGTCGAATACAACTTGTTGGCGCTATTTCTTGCCGGTCTGCTCGGTGGCGGTCACTGCCTCGGCATGTGCAGCGGGGTCGTGACGGCATTCAGCCTGCAATTGCCGCCTGGGAATCGCTGGCCCTATCACCTTGGCTTCAACGCTGGACGGATCGCCGGTTATGCCTTGATCGGCGCCTTGCTGGGCGGCATCGGCTCATTCAGCGTGTTGTTGCAATTGCAGGCGATGAAAACGGTGCTGTTCATCCTGGCGCAGCTGCTGCTGATTGCGCTGGGGGTTTATCTGGCCGGCTGGGCCAACTGGCTGACCCGGCTGGAGCGCCTTGGCGTGCCCGTGTGGCGGCATATCCAGCCCTTGCTGCGCCGGGCTCTACCGATTCGGCATTGGTCACAAACGCTGTGGGTTGGGCTGTTGTGGGGCTGGTTGCCTTGCGGTCTGGTGTACACCGCGAGCATCTCTGCCCTGGCAAGCGCATCGCCGCTGAAGGGCATGCTGGCGATGCTGGCTTTCGGTTTGGGAACCTTGCCCAATCTGCTCTTGATCGGTTCGATGACCCAATCGTTGCTGCGAGTGTTTCGACATCGATGGATGCGTAACCTGATCGGCAGTGCTTTCATTGCCTGGGGCATCTGGCAGCTTGCGTCGTTGCTGCCTTGA
- a CDS encoding YeaH/YhbH family protein: MFQLIDRRLNGKNKSAVNRDRFLRRFKSQIKGAVAKAVKDRSITDIEHGEKVSIPVRDTGEPTLGHAHGGVWERVFPGNQEYIKGDELDRPEGGGAGNGRGGAGQGGDGEDDFVFELTKEEFLNFFFDDLELPNLIKTQLQQTIIMKPVRAGFTSDGTPTNIHVLRSLRSALGRRIALSATPLDELNAAQEQLDEMLESQDEHSLEVHTLQAEIRLLKNRLMKIPFIDPFDLRYTNRVRVPSPTTQAVMFCVMDVSGSMDEYKKDVAKRFFILLYLFLLRVYERIEVVFIRHHTQAFEVNEDEFFHARDTGGTVVSSALKMVKKIIEQRYTSADWNVYVAQASDGDNWDSDSPQCRAILSDELLPLVQYYAYVEITEGEPQNLWFEYEMVAQHHKQFAMRRIKTAAEIWPVFHDLFKKTSTHAGG; the protein is encoded by the coding sequence ATGTTTCAACTGATCGATCGACGCTTGAATGGCAAGAATAAATCCGCGGTAAACCGGGACAGGTTCTTGCGGCGTTTCAAGTCACAGATCAAGGGGGCCGTTGCCAAGGCCGTCAAAGACCGTTCGATTACCGATATCGAGCACGGCGAGAAAGTCTCGATCCCGGTGCGTGATACCGGTGAACCGACGCTAGGCCATGCTCACGGCGGCGTATGGGAGCGTGTATTTCCGGGCAATCAGGAGTACATCAAAGGAGATGAGCTCGATCGTCCTGAAGGAGGTGGCGCTGGTAATGGGCGAGGTGGGGCGGGGCAGGGCGGTGATGGCGAAGACGATTTCGTGTTCGAGTTGACCAAAGAAGAGTTTCTTAATTTTTTCTTTGATGATCTTGAATTACCCAACCTAATCAAAACCCAGCTTCAGCAGACGATCATCATGAAGCCGGTTCGTGCCGGCTTCACCAGTGATGGCACGCCGACGAATATTCACGTGCTGCGCAGCCTGCGGTCGGCATTGGGGCGGCGGATTGCGCTGTCGGCGACGCCACTTGATGAGCTCAACGCGGCACAGGAGCAGCTGGATGAAATGCTTGAAAGCCAGGATGAGCATTCGCTGGAAGTGCACACGCTGCAGGCAGAGATACGGTTGCTGAAAAACAGGCTGATGAAGATTCCCTTTATCGATCCGTTTGATTTGCGTTATACCAATCGTGTGCGTGTTCCGAGCCCAACCACTCAAGCCGTCATGTTTTGTGTGATGGATGTATCTGGTTCAATGGACGAGTACAAAAAGGATGTGGCCAAACGATTTTTCATTCTCTTGTACTTGTTCCTTCTCCGAGTTTATGAACGAATCGAAGTCGTGTTTATTCGCCACCATACGCAAGCTTTCGAAGTCAATGAAGATGAGTTTTTTCATGCCCGTGATACGGGAGGCACCGTGGTGTCATCGGCATTGAAAATGGTGAAAAAAATCATCGAGCAGCGCTACACATCAGCTGACTGGAATGTCTATGTGGCGCAAGCTTCGGACGGCGATAATTGGGATTCTGATTCGCCACAGTGCCGGGCGATTTTGAGTGATGAATTGTTGCCCCTGGTTCAGTATTATGCTTATGTGGAAATCACCGAGGGCGAACCACAGAATTTGTGGTTCGAGTATGAAATGGTTGCCCAACATCACAAGCAATTCGCAATGAGACGGATCAAGACGGCTGCGGAAATCTGGCCGGTTTTCCATGATCTTTTCAAGAAAACATCTACGCATGCGGGAGGCTGA
- a CDS encoding PrkA family serine protein kinase yields the protein MDVFDNFSSRYERTREEELSLRDYLELCKQDKSAYATASERMLMAIGEPEMVDTRLDSRLSRIFQNKVIRLYPAFREFYGMEEIIEQVVAYFRHAAQGLEEKKQILYLLGPVGGGKSSIAEKLKELMEKVPFYTVKGSPVHESPLGLFNSDEDGHILEEEYGIPRRYIKAIPSPWAVKRLQEFNGDINQFRVVKRYPSVLKQIAIAKTEPGDENNQDISSLVGKVDIRKLEKYAQDDPDAYSYSGGLCLANQGLLEFVEMFKAPIKVLHPLLTATQEGNFKGTEGFGAIPFEGIILAHSNESEWKQFKNNRNNEAFLDRIYIVKVPYCLRVTEETQIYEKLLRNSSLAHAPCAPGTLKMMSQFSVLSRLKEPENSNSFSKMLVYDGENLKDIDPKAKSIQEYRDFAGVDEGMNGLSTRFAFKILSKVFNFDHQEVAANPVHLLYVLEQQIEREQFAPETEQKYISYIKEFLAPKYVEFIGKEIQTAYLESYSEYGQNIFDRYVTFADYWIQDQEYRDPDTGESFDRNSLNNELEKIEKPAGISNPKDFRNEIVNFVLRARASNAGKNPAWTSYEKLRTVIEKKMFSNTEELLPVISFNAKASAEEHRKHEDFVNRMVTKGYTPKQVRLLCEWYLRVRKSS from the coding sequence ATGGACGTGTTCGACAACTTCTCATCCCGTTACGAGCGCACCCGCGAGGAAGAGCTCAGCCTGCGGGACTACCTAGAGCTATGTAAACAGGATAAATCAGCCTACGCGACCGCTTCAGAGCGGATGTTGATGGCGATTGGCGAGCCCGAAATGGTCGATACCCGACTAGACTCACGGCTATCCCGTATTTTTCAAAACAAGGTAATACGGCTATATCCGGCATTCCGTGAATTCTATGGCATGGAAGAGATCATCGAACAGGTGGTTGCCTATTTTCGCCATGCTGCGCAAGGCCTGGAGGAAAAGAAACAAATTCTGTACTTGCTTGGCCCGGTGGGGGGCGGTAAAAGCTCGATTGCCGAAAAGCTCAAGGAACTGATGGAGAAGGTGCCGTTTTACACCGTCAAGGGCAGCCCGGTGCATGAATCGCCGCTAGGCCTTTTCAATAGTGATGAGGACGGCCATATTCTGGAAGAAGAGTATGGTATCCCGCGCCGCTATATCAAGGCCATCCCCAGTCCATGGGCGGTAAAACGTTTGCAAGAATTCAATGGGGATATCAATCAATTTCGTGTTGTAAAGCGCTATCCTTCGGTGCTAAAGCAAATCGCCATCGCCAAAACCGAGCCGGGTGATGAAAATAATCAGGATATTTCCTCGCTCGTTGGCAAGGTGGATATCCGCAAGCTGGAAAAATACGCACAGGATGACCCGGATGCATACAGCTATTCGGGTGGGCTGTGCCTGGCGAATCAGGGCTTGTTGGAATTCGTTGAAATGTTCAAGGCGCCGATCAAGGTGCTACACCCTTTGCTGACTGCGACGCAGGAGGGTAATTTCAAAGGCACGGAAGGCTTTGGGGCGATTCCGTTTGAAGGCATCATTCTTGCGCACTCGAATGAGTCTGAGTGGAAGCAGTTCAAAAACAACCGCAATAATGAGGCTTTTCTTGACCGGATCTATATCGTCAAGGTGCCGTATTGCCTACGGGTGACCGAAGAAACGCAAATTTACGAGAAGCTGCTACGCAATTCGTCGCTGGCACACGCACCCTGCGCTCCCGGGACGCTGAAAATGATGTCGCAGTTTTCGGTATTGTCGCGATTGAAAGAGCCGGAGAACTCCAATTCATTTTCGAAAATGCTGGTTTACGATGGCGAGAATCTCAAGGATATAGACCCCAAGGCCAAATCAATACAGGAATATCGGGATTTTGCCGGTGTTGATGAAGGGATGAATGGGCTTTCCACCCGGTTTGCCTTCAAGATTCTCTCCAAGGTATTCAACTTTGATCATCAGGAAGTCGCTGCGAACCCTGTGCACTTGTTGTATGTGCTGGAGCAGCAAATCGAGCGCGAACAGTTTGCGCCGGAAACCGAGCAAAAGTACATTTCCTATATCAAGGAGTTTTTGGCACCGAAATATGTTGAATTTATCGGCAAAGAAATCCAGACGGCCTATCTGGAAAGTTATTCCGAGTATGGCCAGAATATTTTTGATCGCTATGTAACTTTTGCCGATTACTGGATTCAGGATCAGGAGTATCGAGATCCGGATACGGGTGAATCGTTTGATCGAAATTCGCTTAATAACGAGCTGGAGAAGATCGAGAAGCCAGCCGGTATTTCTAATCCGAAGGATTTCCGTAATGAAATCGTGAACTTTGTTCTGCGGGCACGTGCCAGTAACGCGGGAAAAAATCCTGCTTGGACGAGTTATGAAAAGCTACGCACCGTGATCGAGAAAAAGATGTTCTCGAATACCGAGGAGCTGTTGCCGGTGATTTCGTTCAACGCCAAGGCCAGTGCGGAAGAGCATCGCAAGCACGAGGACTTCGTCAACCGGATGGTGACCAAGGGCTACACCCCCAAACAGGTACGTTTACTGTGCGAGTGGTATCTGCGAGTCAGAAAGTCATCGTGA
- a CDS encoding SpoVR family protein, which translates to MSTATKTRRKTRRVPISTGSEWTFDLINQYYDEIARIAAEFGLDTYPNQLEIISAEQMMDAYASVGMPVMYNHWSFGKHFLSTQKHYQRGAMGLAYEIVINSNPCIAYLMEENTMTMQALVIAHASFGHNSFFKGNYLFRTWTDAAAIIDYLVFAKKFISQCEEKYGEEQVEELLDSCHALMNYGVDRYKRPQKLSLEKELARQSERENYQQSQVNDLWRTMPQRAGVERVDAPRRFPEEPQENILYFIEKFAPLLEPWQREIVRIIRKIAQYFYPQRQTQVMNEGWATFWHYTLMNRLYDDGLITEAAMLEFLHSHTNVVLQPGVDSPHFNGINPYALGFAMYRDIQRICTEPTEEDVRWFPDLAGSDWRSSLDFAMRNFKDESFIAQYLSPKLIRDFRLFSIMDDDYQPKLRVSAIHDDEGYRYIRQALADQYNLSSREPDIQIYDVNTRGDRALTLRHYQFQRRPLANSVHEVLKHIARLWGFSVKLDSVDDAGKTVLSYECKVEKRHGQ; encoded by the coding sequence ATGAGCACCGCAACCAAAACACGTCGCAAAACCAGAAGGGTGCCGATTTCTACCGGGTCGGAGTGGACTTTCGATCTGATTAATCAGTATTACGACGAAATTGCGCGTATTGCCGCCGAATTTGGTCTGGATACCTATCCGAATCAGCTTGAGATTATTTCGGCTGAACAAATGATGGATGCCTATGCTTCTGTCGGCATGCCGGTGATGTACAACCATTGGAGCTTTGGAAAACATTTCCTGTCAACGCAAAAGCATTATCAGCGTGGTGCAATGGGTTTGGCTTATGAGATTGTTATTAATTCAAATCCCTGCATTGCATACTTGATGGAAGAGAATACGATGACGATGCAGGCACTCGTCATCGCCCACGCCAGTTTTGGGCATAATTCATTCTTCAAAGGCAATTATCTGTTCCGAACCTGGACCGATGCAGCCGCAATTATCGATTATCTGGTGTTTGCCAAAAAATTCATTTCTCAGTGCGAGGAAAAATATGGAGAGGAGCAGGTTGAAGAACTGCTCGACTCTTGCCATGCGTTGATGAATTATGGTGTCGATCGCTACAAGCGACCGCAGAAGCTATCGCTTGAGAAGGAGTTGGCGAGGCAATCGGAGCGGGAAAACTATCAACAAAGCCAGGTTAATGATCTGTGGCGAACCATGCCGCAGCGAGCGGGCGTTGAACGGGTTGACGCGCCGCGCCGCTTTCCTGAAGAGCCGCAAGAAAACATTCTGTATTTCATCGAGAAGTTCGCGCCACTGCTTGAGCCCTGGCAGCGCGAGATCGTCCGCATTATTCGTAAAATCGCCCAGTATTTTTATCCACAGCGCCAAACCCAAGTCATGAATGAAGGCTGGGCGACGTTCTGGCATTACACGCTGATGAATCGGCTTTACGACGATGGCTTGATTACCGAAGCGGCGATGCTGGAATTTTTGCATAGCCATACCAACGTCGTATTGCAGCCGGGTGTTGATAGCCCACATTTCAATGGCATCAATCCGTACGCCCTTGGTTTTGCGATGTATCGGGATATCCAACGGATCTGCACCGAACCGACCGAGGAAGACGTGCGCTGGTTTCCTGACCTTGCAGGCAGCGATTGGCGCAGCTCACTCGATTTTGCCATGCGCAACTTCAAGGATGAGAGTTTCATTGCCCAGTACCTCTCGCCCAAGCTGATTCGCGATTTCCGGCTTTTCTCTATCATGGATGACGATTATCAGCCGAAGCTCAGGGTGTCGGCCATTCATGACGATGAAGGTTATCGCTATATTCGGCAGGCGCTGGCCGATCAGTACAATCTGTCGAGCCGGGAGCCCGACATTCAGATTTACGATGTAAATACCCGCGGTGACCGTGCGCTAACGTTGCGGCACTACCAGTTTCAACGACGCCCGCTTGCCAATAGCGTGCATGAGGTGCTGAAACACATTGCGCGTTTATGGGGGTTCTCGGTGAAGCTCGATAGCGTAGATGATGCCGGAAAAACGGTATTGAGCTATGAGTGCAAGGTGGAAAAGCGGCACGGGCAGTGA
- a CDS encoding GNAT family N-acetyltransferase: protein MPTPIHLSLLTPAMLDHVLAIQSACYPQHYNETREVFARKLALCADSHWLAWQGSEPVGYFFTHPWHGDTPPMLGHELTALPASADCHYLHDLAILPTARGLGVAQTLVGAALDWGRAQHFSRTLLVAVQGSAPFWARYGFAPLGPAEGYGEGATLMRRNA, encoded by the coding sequence ATGCCCACCCCGATTCATCTCAGCCTGCTCACCCCCGCCATGCTGGATCATGTTCTAGCGATTCAGTCTGCTTGCTACCCGCAGCATTACAACGAAACGCGCGAGGTTTTTGCCCGCAAGCTGGCGCTATGCGCCGATTCGCACTGGCTCGCCTGGCAGGGAAGCGAGCCGGTCGGCTATTTCTTCACCCACCCGTGGCACGGGGATACGCCGCCGATGCTCGGCCATGAGCTGACGGCCTTGCCGGCAAGCGCGGATTGCCATTACCTGCACGATCTGGCGATTCTGCCGACGGCACGTGGCCTAGGCGTAGCTCAGACACTCGTCGGCGCCGCGCTCGACTGGGGGCGTGCCCAGCATTTTTCACGAACGCTACTCGTCGCGGTGCAAGGCTCGGCACCGTTCTGGGCACGCTATGGCTTTGCGCCGCTCGGCCCAGCCGAAGGTTATGGCGAAGGTGCCACGCTGATGCGGCGCAATGCATGA
- the hemN gene encoding oxygen-independent coproporphyrinogen III oxidase, translating to MTHQQIEFDRALIQRHDGKGPRYTSYPTADRFGAMAPGNYLGRLAQLQPGTLTHPLSLYFHIPFCDTICYYCACNKIITKDRSRAERYLDYLEQEMDLQCAVLPYKPRVKQLHFGGGTPTFLSDVQFERLMTAIRARFELEPQGEFSIEIDPRKVSVQTVQLLARLGLNRMSVGVQDFDPAVQQAVNRVQSEAETRAVIDAARASGFRSINLDLIYGLPLQTPTRVHDTLARVIDIRPERIALYNYAHMPTRFMPQRRINDHDLPSAEVKLDILQASIEQLLAAGYLYIGMDHFALPDDELAVAQRHGRLHRNFQGYSTHADCDLMAFGVSAIGKVGPSYVQNHKALDEYYAALDAHILPVERGIALNRDDLLRRAIIQSLMCQFEVVFQPFEIAYLIDFSEYFAEELRTLAALEVDGLVKVDRHRIAVTPRGRLLVRSVAMVFDHYLGTAETSAGYSKLI from the coding sequence ATGACACATCAACAAATCGAATTTGACCGTGCGCTGATCCAGCGGCACGACGGCAAGGGGCCGCGATACACATCGTACCCGACTGCAGACCGTTTCGGCGCAATGGCGCCCGGGAATTATCTTGGTCGACTGGCGCAGTTGCAACCGGGAACGCTCACCCATCCCTTGTCGCTGTATTTTCACATTCCGTTCTGCGACACCATTTGCTACTACTGCGCCTGTAACAAGATCATTACCAAGGATCGCAGCCGCGCCGAACGCTATCTGGATTATCTTGAGCAAGAAATGGATCTGCAGTGTGCGGTGCTGCCGTACAAGCCCCGCGTCAAACAATTGCATTTTGGCGGCGGCACGCCGACTTTCCTCTCGGATGTGCAGTTCGAACGGTTGATGACGGCGATACGTGCTCGTTTCGAACTTGAGCCGCAGGGCGAGTTCTCGATCGAAATCGATCCGCGCAAGGTATCGGTTCAGACGGTGCAGTTGCTTGCAAGGCTGGGACTGAACCGGATGAGTGTCGGGGTGCAGGATTTCGATCCCGCTGTGCAGCAGGCAGTAAACCGGGTGCAGAGCGAGGCAGAAACCCGGGCGGTCATCGATGCCGCGAGGGCATCCGGGTTTCGTTCGATCAATCTTGACCTGATCTACGGGCTGCCGCTGCAAACGCCGACTCGTGTGCATGACACCTTGGCGCGGGTGATCGATATCCGGCCGGAGCGTATTGCACTCTACAATTACGCGCATATGCCGACGCGATTCATGCCGCAACGGCGGATCAACGACCATGATCTGCCTTCGGCCGAGGTCAAGCTCGATATCCTGCAGGCGAGCATCGAGCAGTTGCTGGCGGCCGGCTACCTTTACATCGGTATGGATCACTTTGCGCTGCCCGACGATGAGCTCGCGGTGGCGCAGCGCCACGGCCGGCTGCACCGCAACTTTCAAGGCTACTCGACCCATGCCGATTGTGATCTGATGGCCTTTGGCGTTTCGGCCATCGGCAAGGTCGGGCCGTCGTATGTGCAGAATCACAAGGCGCTGGATGAATACTATGCGGCGCTGGATGCGCACATCCTGCCGGTGGAACGCGGGATCGCGCTTAATCGCGATGATCTGCTGCGCCGCGCCATCATTCAGTCGCTGATGTGTCAGTTCGAGGTGGTGTTCCAGCCTTTTGAAATTGCCTACCTGATTGATTTTTCCGAGTACTTTGCGGAAGAATTGCGCACGCTTGCCGCTCTGGAGGTCGACGGTCTGGTGAAGGTCGATCGCCATCGTATTGCCGTTACCCCGAGGGGGCGGTTGTTGGTGCGTTCGGTTGCGATGGTTTTCGATCACTATCTGGGCACTGCGGAGACATCGGCGGGCTATTCCAAATTGATCTGA